A section of the Acanthochromis polyacanthus isolate Apoly-LR-REF ecotype Palm Island chromosome 1, KAUST_Apoly_ChrSc, whole genome shotgun sequence genome encodes:
- the cln8 gene encoding protein CLN8 gives MYQLLLLAPSSGEPPPVKVQYPSSNTMASEQQTSPLVQPSAEYFSWDYRLQLIGLGFAFYTATFILSHLLSVALCRTYNSLLAKEKVFWNLAATRAVFGIQSTVAGLRALTEDSMLTRDRVRGQEDWSWFHVLTATGFFVFENVALHASSVAFRSFDLPLATHHFFALSGYAGAVVWDSLGHFLPMVTLLLEMSTPFTCISWMLLKAGWARTLFWKANQWVMIHMFHCRMVLTYFMWWVTLTHWGELNTHVALPQRILFFTGLALLTLIINPIWTHKKTMQLLNPVDWNFGNKPAPGNGTLKGQSVKPHAS, from the exons ATGtaccagctgctgctgttagCCCCATCCTCAGGTGAGCCTCCCCCAGTTAAGGTCCAGTATCCTTCCTCAAACACCATGGCCTCTGAGCAGCAGACCAGCCCTCTAGTCCAACCCAGTGCTGAATACTTCTCCTGGGACTATCGCCTCCAACTCATTGGCCTGGGATTCGCCTTCTATACAGCAACATTCATCCTCTCCCACCTCCTGTCTGTGGCTCTGTGCCGCACCTACAACTCCCTGCTTGCTAAGGAGAAGGTTTTCTGGAACCTCGCAGCCACTCGGGCAGTGTTTGGCATCCAGAGCACCGTAGCGGGACTCCGGGCCCTGACTGAGGACTCTATGTTGACCAGAGACAGAGTGAGGGGACAAGAAGACTGGTCGTGGTTTCACGTCCTCACAGCCACAGGTTTCTTTGTATTTGAAAATGTCGCACTTCACGCATCCAGTGTGGCATTTCGGTCGTTCGACCTTCCACTGGCAACACACCACTTCTTCGCCCTGTCAGGATATGCAGGAGCGGTGGTGTGGGATTCTCTGGGTCACTTCCTCCCGATGGTTACGCTTCTGCTGGAGATGAGCACACCATTCACCTGTATATCCTGGATGTTACTGAAG GCTGGCTGGGCACGTACTCTGTTCTGGAAAGCCAACCAGTGGGTGATGATCCACATGTTCCACTGTCGCATGGTTCTCACTTATTTCATGTGGTGGGTAACCTTAACTCACTGGGGAGAACTCAACACCCACGTGGCCCTGCCTCAGCGCATACTCTTCTTCACCGGCCTCGCTCTGCTCACGCTCATCATCAACCCCATCTGGACGCACAAGAAGACCATGCAGCTGCTGAATCCGGTGGACTGGAACTTTGGCAACAAGCCGGCACCAGGAAATGGCACTTTGAAGGGTCAGTCTGTAAAACCCCATGCCAGCTGA